From one Triticum aestivum cultivar Chinese Spring chromosome 4B, IWGSC CS RefSeq v2.1, whole genome shotgun sequence genomic stretch:
- the LOC123090879 gene encoding probable histidine kinase 4 — MGMGVGGGEGAPVAPAVVEEAGKGEKEEGEEEEEGGSWGWRARSKLSAALAALWVVLVVTGVTALHRSLRHGALVKAEEGIVCMCEERARMLQDQFAVSVNHVHALAILVATFHYEKQPPALDQDTFADYTARTSFERPLLSGVAYAQRVMHADREAFERQQGWIIKTMKHEPSPPQDEYAPVIYSQETVSYIEGLDMMSGEEDRENILRSRATGKAVLTRPFRLMSNHLGVVLTFPVYLVDLPPDAKVEDRVAATAGYLGGAFDVESLVENLLRQLAGNQELVVNVYDVTNHSNPLVMYGSEVPLGAPSPSHTCTLDFGDPFRNHHMICRYRSEPHVPWSAITTPSGVFVILMLIGYIIYAAWNRYDSVKEDCRKMEALKKRAEAADVAKSQFLATVSHEIRTPMNGVLGMLDMLLDTELKSTQRDFAQTAQICGKALISLINEVLDRAKIEAGKLELESVPFDLRSILDEVVSLFSSKSREKGIELAVYVSERVPEILLGDPGRFRQIITNLVGNSIKFTERGHIFVQVHLADHSNLATEPKVESVANGINGHIDETSVVSTSVSHNTLSGFEAADSRNSWENFKALLSYDTNDMAYGSDSENVTLVVSVEDTGIGIPIHAQGRVFMPFMQADSSTSRNYGGTGIGLSISKCLVELMSGQINFVSRPNVGSTFTFTAVLQRCERNAINVSKSALLHPLPSSFQGLSTLLVDKRPVRATVTEYHLQRLGIASKSVRTIEQALSVLLGRNGTSLTSMPRKQLSMLLVESDSWGLKMDVPLRTRFLEMKQNGCESVFPQVILLSLADSDKMKAEYAVDSVITKPLKASTLAACLFQSLGISITQANNEKKHHGPDSLYGLLLGKNILVVDDNKVNLRVAAGTLKKYGAKVECVESGKDALERLQVPHKFDLCLMDIQMPEMDGFEATRQIRAIEAKAHDQKDNADNSEAGSAAKKAQWHLPVLAMTADVIQATHEECTKYGMDGYVSKPFEEKQLFKAVQKFLGPSTSS, encoded by the exons ATGGGGATGGGGGTGGGAGGAGGGGAGGGTGCTCCGGTGGCgccggcggtggtggaggaggcagggaagggggagaaggaggaaggggaggaggaggaggaggggggcagctGGGGGTGGCGCGCGAGGTCGAAGCTGAGCGCGGCGCTGGCGGCGCTGtgggtggtgctggtggtgaccgGGGTGACGGCGCTGCACCGCAGCCTCCGCCACGGCGCGCTGGTCAAGGCCGAGGAGGGCATCGTGTGCATGTGCGAGGAGCGCGCGCGCATGCTGCAGGACCAGTTCGCCGTCTCCGTCAACCACGTCCACGCCCTCGCCATCCTCGTCGCCACCTTCCACTACGAGAAGCAGCCGCCCGCGCTCGACCAG GACACCTTCGCGGACTACACGGCGCGGACGTCCTTCGAGCGCCCGCTGCTGAGCGGGGTGGCGTACGCGCAGCGGGTGATGCACGCCGACCGGGAGGCCTTCGAGCGGCAGCAGGGCTGGATCATCAAGACCATGAAGCACGAGCCGTCCCCGCCTCAGGACGAGTACGCGCCGGTCATCTACTCCCAGGAGACGGTGTCCTACATCGAGGGGCTCGACATGATGTCCGGCGAG gaGGACCGGGAGAACATCCTGAGGTCGAGGGCGACCGGGAAGGCCGTCCTCACCAGGCCATTCAGGCTCATGTCGAACCACCTGGGCGTGGTACTGACGTTCCCTGTCTACCTTGTCGACCTCCCCCCGGATGCCAAGGTGGAGGATCGTGTCGCTGCTACCGCCGG ATATCTTGGAGGCGCTTTCGATGTAGAGTCACTTGTGGAAAATTTGCTGCGGCAGCTAGCTGGCAATCAGGAGCTGGTGGTGAATGTTTATGATGTCACAAACCATTCGAATCCTCTTGTCATGTATGGGTCTGAAGTCCCTCTTGGTGCCCCCTCACCCTCACACACCTGCACGCTTGATTTTGGTGATCCATTCAGAAATCATCACATGATATGCAG ATACAGAAGCGAGCCCCATGTTCCATGGTCTGCTATTACTACCCCGTCTGGTGTGTTCGTTATACTTATGCTTATCGGCTACATAATATACGCTGCGTGGAATCGCTATGATAGCGTTAAGGAAGATTGCCGGAAAATGGAAGCACTGAAAAAACGGGCAGAAGCCGCTGATGTTGCTAAGTCTCAG TTCCTTGCAACTGTTTCTCATGAGATCAGGACACCCATGAACGGTGTGCTAG GAATGCTTGATATGCTATTAGACACAGAGCTGAAGTCAACCCAGAGAGATTTTGCGCAAACTGCCCAAATCTGTGGAAAAGCATTGATATCCCTAATTAACGAAGTGCTTGACAGGGCCAAAATTGAAGCTGGCAAGTTGGAGCTAGAGTCTGTACCGTTTGACCTTAGGTCCATCCTTGATGAGGTCGTCTCTCTATTTTCTTCGAAGTCAAGAGAGAAGGGAATTGAG CTTGCGGTATATGTCTCTGAAAGAGTTCCTGAAATCCTGCTGGGCGATCCTGGAAGGTTCCGTCAGATAATTACAAACTTAGTTGGGAACTCAATTAAG TTCACAGAAAGGGGACACATTTTTGTGCAAGTTCACCTGGCAGACCACTCAAATCTAGCAACTGAACCAAAAGTTGAATCAGTCGCGAATGGCATCAATGGACATATAGACGAGACAAGTGTTGTATCCACAAGCGTGTCGCACAATACACTAAGTGGTTTTGAGGCTGCTGACAGCAGAAATAGCTGGGAAAACTTCAAGGCTTTGCTTTCTTATGACACAAATGATATGGCGTATGGAAGTGATTCTGAGAATGTCACTCTTGTAGTAAGTGTGGAGGATACAGGGATAGGTATACCAATTCATGCCCAAGGCCGGGTCTTCATGCCTTTCATGCAAGCTGATAGTTCAACATCTAGAAATTATGGTGGGACTGGAATTGGGTTGAGTATCAGCAAATGTCTTGTTGAACTAATGAGTGGTCAGATAAACTTTGTCAGTCGACCCAATGTTGGGAGCACATTTACATTCACCGCAGTTCTGCAAAGGTGTGAGAGAAATGCTATTAATGTCAGCAAGTCTGCTTTGTTGCATCCTCTGCCATCCAGTTTTCAAGGTCTATCCACACTGCTGGTTGATAAAAGACCAGTAAGAGCAACTGTAACTGAGTATCATTTGCAAAGACTTGGCATTGCCTCGAAATCTGTACGTACCATTGAGCAAGCACTCAGTGTTTTGCTTGGGAGAAATGGCACTTCGCTAACCAG CATGCCCAGGAAACAACTTTCCATGTTATTAGTTGAAAGTGACTCATGGGGCTTAAAGATGGACGTCCCCTTGCGTACTAGATTTTTGGAGATGAAACAGAACGGGTGTGAATCGGTGTTCCCTCAAGTTATTCTCCTTTCATTGGCTGATTCAGACAAAATGAAAGCGGAATATGCCGTTGATTCTGTCATCACAAAGCCTCTGAAAGCAAGCACACTTGCAGCTTGTCTATTCCAATCACTTGGTATCAGTATCACACAGGCAAACAATGAGAAGAAACATCATGGCCCAGACTCTCTTTATGGGTTGCTTCTTGGAAAGAACATCTTGGTGGTCGATGACAACAAGGTAAACCTTAGAGTTGCTGCTGGTACACTAAAGAAATATGGGGCAAAGGTGGAGTGCGTGGAGAGTGGAAAAGATGCTCTTGAACGTCTGCAAGTCCCACACAAGTTTGATCTCTGTCTGATGGATATTCAGATGCCAGAGATGGATGG GTTTGAGGCGACCCGGCAAATACGGGCAATTGAAGCAAAGGCACATGACCAGAAAGACAATGCTGATAATTCAGAAGCAGGTAGTGCAGCAAAGAAGGCCCAATGGCATCTACCGGTCCTGGCAATGACTGCCGATGTCATCCAGGCCACTCATGAGGAATGCACAAAGTATGGAATGGATGGCTACGTCTCGAAACCCTTCGAGGAGAAGCAGCTGTTCAAGGCAGTGCAGAAGTTCTTGGGACCTAGCACATCCAGCTGA
- the LOC123090880 gene encoding pentatricopeptide repeat-containing protein At2g37230, giving the protein MARRHLPIPLLPLLTRNAHAPTPLHLRHAFCSSTTAPTIDGAAPASVSAVETPEQGPAATAAAGTEADALESAPAHALREEEPLHEKILHMIRRRKWTTRMENSVRLLSPTLSAPLVHGVISAAAAADRADLSLQFFRFAYRRAGFRPEPATFALLVPILASKSMLNHARCILLETMPSFSIPPEEATVAALVAAYGKAGIPQEAVKLFRLMPELGIARTALSYNAVLKAILCRGREAMARRIYNAMIADGVVPDLSTYNTLIWGFGLCKKMESAVRVFGDMKDHGVTPDVTTYNTLLNAWVRTGDMESARKVFDEMPVAGFEPNSISYNVMIKGYVEANKAEEAVGLFKEMGEKGLRLSEKTFAALMPGLCDDKGKAVEARKAVEDMAERRLTPKDKSVFLRLVSTLCKAGDLDGALEVHKKSGQFKHVLVDPRQYSVLMESLCAGGKCDGAVEVLDELLEKGTLLSPKSPVLEAPAYNPVIEYLCNNGNTNKAETFFRQLMKKGVDDKSAFNSLIRGHAKEGALEAAKEILAIMTRRGVPTDPHSHALLIDSFLKKNEPADAKTALDSMMVHGHLPRPALFQSVMVSLFNDGRVQTASRVMKSMIEKGVTENMDMAHMILEALFMRGHVEEAIGRVNLMVENGFMPDLDKLLVSLCRKDKVMEAHKLADFALDRDFEVTFSTYDKVLEALYTEEKTLPAYSMLCKIKHKGGAVDQKGCDALMDSLKAGGYSKQADILSRILVENGSSTSKRGKKTGMAA; this is encoded by the coding sequence ATGGCGCGCCGCCACCTTCCCATCCCCCTCCTCCCGCTCCTCACCCGCAACGCCCACGCCCCCACCCCCCTCCACCTCCGCCATGCCttctgctcctccaccaccgcccccaccatCGACGGAGCAGCCCCCGCCTCCGTCTCCGCCGTGGAGACCCCGGAACAAGGCCCGGCAGCAACGGCCGCGGCGGGGACGGAGGCAGATGCCTTGGAGTCGGCTCCGGCCCATGCCCTCCGGGAGGAGGAGCCCCTGCACGAGAAGATCCTCCACATGATCCGCCGCCGCAAGTGGACAACCCGCATGGAGAACTCGGTCCGCCTGCTCTCCCCGACTCTCTCGGCGCCGCTCGTCCACGGCGTGAtctccgccgcggccgccgccgaccGCGCCGACCTCTCACTCCAGTTCTTCCGCTTCGCGTACCGCCGCGCCGGGTTCCGCCCGGAGCCGGCCACCTTCGCGCTCCTCGTGCCGATCCTCGCGTCCAAGAGCATGCTCAACCACGCCCGTTGCATCCTCCTCGAGACCATGCCGTCCTTCTCCATCCCCCCTGAAGAGGCCACGGTCGCGGCCCTCGTCGCCGCCTACGGCAAGGCCGGCATCCCGCAGGAGGCCGTCAAGCTCTTCCGCCTGATGCCCGAGCTCGGCATCGCCCGCACCGCGCTCTCCTACAACGCCGTGCTCAAGGCCATTCTCTGCCGCGGCCGCGAGGCCATGGCCAGGCGGATCTACAACGCCATGATCGCCGACGGCGTCGTCCCGGACCTGTCCACCTACAACACGCTGATCTGGGGCTTCGGCCTGTGCAAGAAGATGGAGTCCGCCGTGAGGGTCTTTGGGGACATGAAGGACCACGGGGTGACGCCTGATGTGACGACCTACAACACCCTGCTCAATGCCTGGGTGCGGACAGGTGATATGGAGAGTGCACgaaaggtgtttgatgaaatgccggTGGCTGGTTTTGAGCCGAACTCAATCTCATATAATGTCATGATCAAGGGATATGTTGAGGCGAATAAGGCTGAGGAGGCAGTGGGGTTGTTCAAGGAGATGGGGGAGAAGGGGCTGAGGTTGAGCGAGAAGACGTTTGCTGCATTGATGCCGGGGCTTTGTGATGACAAGGGGAAGGCTGTGGAGGCCCGGAAGGCAGTGGAGGATATGGCAGAGCGACGACTCACACCGAAGGACAAATCGGTGTTTCTGAGGCTTGTGTCCACATTGTGCAAAGCTGGGGATTTGGATGGGGCATTGGAGGTGCATAAGAAGAGCGGGCAGTTCAAGCATGTCCTGGTGGATCCGAGGCAGTACAGTGTGTTGATGGAGAGCTTGTGTGCAGGTGGTAAGTGCGATGGTGCTGTGGAGGTGCTCGATGAGCTTCTTGAGAAGGGGACACTGCTTAGCCCAAAGAGTCCAGTGCTGGAAGCCCCGGCTTATAATCCAGTGATCGAGTATCTGTGCAACAATGGAAATACCAACAAGGCTGAGACGTTCTTCAGGCAGCTGATGAAGAAAGGTGTCGATGACAAGTCTGCATTCAACAGTCTTATCCGTGGGCATGCAAAGGAAGGTGCACTGGAGGCTGCAAAGGAGATTCTTGCCATTATGACACGCCGTGGTGTCCCTACTGACCCCCATTCGCATGCACTGCTTATTGATAGCTTCCTGAAGAAAAATGAGCCAGCTGATGCAAAGACAGCATTGGACAGCATGATGGTGCATGGTCACTTACCAAGGCCAGCTCTGTTCCAGTCTGTCATGGTGTCGCTTTTCAATGATGGCCGGGTTCAGACCGCAAGTAGGGTCATGAAGAGTATGATCGAGAAGGGGGTTACTGAGAACATGGATATGGCACATATGATTTTGGAAGCTCTCTTCATGAGGGGTCATGTAGAGGAGGCGATTGGTCGTGTCAATCTGATGGTGGAAAATGGCTTTATGCCTGATCTAGATAAGTTGCTTGTTTCCCTTTGCCGGAAGGACAAAGTGATGGAGGCACATAAGCTGGCCGATTTTGCGTTGGACCGGGACTTTGAAGTTACCTTCTCAACATATGACAAAGTCCTGGAAGCCCTGTACACTGAGGAGAAGACATTGCCAGCCTACTCCATGCTCTGCAAGATCAAGCACAAAGGAGGTGCTGTAGACCAGAAGGGCTGTGATGCTTTGATGGATAGCTTAAAAGCTGGAGGATACTCAAAGCAAGCTGACATTTTGTCTAGGATCTTGGTGGAGAATGGATCGTCAACATCCAAGAGGGGCAAAAAGACTGGCATGGCTGCGTAG